CGCAACGCATCGAGGGAGAACCTCTCGGACGCACGGTATTTCAGATTGCCCCGCTTTTGCACCATCTCGTACAGCGTGAGGGCGTACTTGCTGGAGAGCGCGAACATCACCTCGCGTTGCAGGCGCGCAAAGACCGCCGAGTCCCGGATGATGTTGCGCAGCCGCGCCGGGATCTCGTATTGAAGTACCCCATCGCGCCGCAGGGTTTCGACATTCCCGCCCAAAAGCTGCACCCGCTCGATCGCCGGCTCACCGTTGCGGGTCACCTCGACCTTTACGATGGCTGTCATAAGCCGTTCGATCGACTCGCCCACGCGGTCATTGGAATTGTGGCTGCCCCGCAAAAGCGATTTGCTGATGACATGCGTGACCGGCTTGTCGATTGCGTCCCACGCATTCTCCAGCAAAAGGTTATAGATCCGTCTGTCGGCCAGGGTCAGCGGCGTGACCTCGACCAGATCAACCAGCTCACCCGGCTTGATCAGACTCTCGGCATTTGGCCGTGCGTCAATCGTGCGGTAAGGTGCTTTTGCCATGGCAAGGGTTACGGCTGTCTCTTACTTTTGTTTTGCTTTGTGCGTAAGATATCAAGCGACGCTCCCGCCGTCCATCACCCAATTTGTAAGCTTTCGTGCGCCGACGCTGGATTGAAGATCGGCGAATTGTGACTCTATTCAAGGGTCTGAGTCGGCATCAGACC
Above is a genomic segment from Thalassococcus sp. S3 containing:
- a CDS encoding replication initiation protein translates to MAKAPYRTIDARPNAESLIKPGELVDLVEVTPLTLADRRIYNLLLENAWDAIDKPVTHVISKSLLRGSHNSNDRVGESIERLMTAIVKVEVTRNGEPAIERVQLLGGNVETLRRDGVLQYEIPARLRNIIRDSAVFARLQREVMFALSSKYALTLYEMVQKRGNLKYRASERFSLDALRGVLGVPKGKLTTWSNLQLRAVKPAVAEVNALSDYLVEILPIKTGRKVTHVELKWWKKDGAGQGVAERGVTFSKVGRRARAEGRAEEIAPRPAWLDARGAALRPETYETAKLRHPGYDIYYIEGEWRSWASGKAPAEDPDRAFLAFARKFTEANPL